The following proteins are co-located in the Roseiconus lacunae genome:
- a CDS encoding TolC family protein translates to MRIWFSLTMMLLAAPTWVASHLHAQTAPTGIAALLRPESQSPTLTPSSIQQSLASVDQPPTVTQFEPWWKSIATIPFHLSENTLRVDGDTLILEALQHSYHIAALRENITIAQTGICRAAADFDPSTFVESKFVRTSVPTGSTLDAGSGIDRLREEDFRVNGGFRRKTIRGGRFEVAQRLGLQDSNSEFFTPTQQGNSRLTFSFNQPLLNGAGESFNRSLIVLAQLDTDIARQKTTTGIQNHLLAIQEAMWNLYFQRISMLLRIRHLQQANSIHQWLEKRQELDSLISQLKRAESAVASRKAELSRAVTSIRNAEDRLRSLVNSPSLTADRSLEIIPTVPPSTAFVPIKMEDAIVTALESRSEIVELGFELDSTRVRLDIARNDMLPVLDLVLESYLSGLRGRYDVGRSWVDQFSRGEPSYAAGLQFEMPVGRRAACADIRRRQSQLRQLAHRLSETIAQLESEVSAAVREVQTSHREMMSRQVAMQSAAEYVNLVSNRWHELPGEGYSSNAILEDLLDAQDRLLNEEVALANARVSYVLSTIQLKRATGTLLEIHPLSQSQ, encoded by the coding sequence GTGCGAATCTGGTTCAGCCTAACGATGATGCTGCTTGCGGCCCCTACTTGGGTTGCATCGCATTTGCACGCGCAGACCGCCCCTACGGGGATCGCCGCCCTCCTCCGGCCAGAGTCTCAGTCACCGACTCTGACTCCATCTTCGATCCAACAGTCGCTTGCCTCTGTCGATCAACCGCCAACCGTTACCCAGTTCGAACCGTGGTGGAAATCAATCGCTACGATCCCGTTCCATCTCTCAGAAAATACGTTGCGAGTCGATGGTGACACGTTGATCCTAGAAGCGCTCCAGCACAGCTATCACATCGCGGCACTTCGAGAGAACATCACGATCGCACAAACGGGAATCTGCCGCGCCGCGGCGGATTTTGATCCGTCAACCTTTGTCGAATCAAAGTTTGTTCGCACCAGCGTTCCGACCGGCAGTACCTTGGACGCAGGGTCTGGGATCGACCGTCTTCGCGAAGAGGACTTTCGGGTGAACGGTGGCTTCCGTCGGAAAACGATTCGCGGGGGTCGATTCGAAGTCGCTCAGCGACTGGGACTGCAGGACAGTAACTCTGAATTTTTTACGCCGACCCAGCAAGGGAACTCGCGTCTAACGTTCAGCTTCAATCAGCCCCTGCTAAACGGCGCCGGGGAATCGTTCAATCGCAGCCTGATCGTGCTGGCGCAGCTTGATACCGACATCGCCCGTCAGAAGACGACAACGGGGATTCAGAATCACTTGCTCGCGATTCAAGAAGCGATGTGGAATCTGTATTTCCAACGGATTTCCATGTTGCTACGGATTCGCCATCTGCAACAAGCCAACTCGATTCATCAATGGCTTGAAAAGCGTCAGGAACTCGATTCACTGATCAGTCAATTGAAGCGAGCCGAATCCGCGGTGGCTTCGCGAAAGGCAGAGCTATCCCGCGCAGTCACCTCAATCCGCAACGCGGAAGACCGCTTGCGATCCCTCGTCAATTCACCGAGTTTGACTGCGGATCGATCGCTCGAAATCATACCCACCGTCCCTCCATCAACGGCATTTGTTCCGATCAAAATGGAAGATGCGATCGTGACTGCACTCGAAAGCCGTAGCGAAATCGTAGAGCTGGGATTTGAACTCGATAGCACGCGGGTTCGCCTAGACATCGCCCGCAATGACATGCTTCCTGTGTTGGATTTGGTTTTGGAAAGCTATCTCAGTGGATTGCGAGGCCGCTACGACGTCGGACGATCTTGGGTCGATCAGTTCAGTCGCGGGGAGCCGAGTTATGCGGCCGGTCTGCAGTTTGAAATGCCGGTCGGGCGAAGAGCCGCTTGTGCCGACATTCGCCGCCGACAATCCCAGTTGCGTCAGCTCGCTCATCGTCTAAGTGAAACGATTGCTCAACTTGAAAGCGAGGTATCGGCGGCTGTTCGGGAAGTTCAGACCAGCCATCGTGAGATGATGTCGCGACAGGTCGCGATGCAATCCGCCGCAGAATATGTCAATCTCGTTTCCAATCGTTGGCATGAACTTCCTGGTGAGGGCTATTCCTCAAACGCAATTTTGGAAGACCTTCTCGATGCCCAAGATCGTTTGCTTAACGAAGAGGTCGCGTTGGCGAACGCACGGGTATCGTACGTACTCAGTACAATCCAATTGAAGCGTGCAACCGGAACTCTACTCGAGATTCATCCCCTCTCGCAGAGCCAATGA
- a CDS encoding efflux RND transporter periplasmic adaptor subunit produces MHHFVQRSFGLASVVLAICANSSLRASQIEGYSEPFRVIEVASDETGVIEELHVQLGDTVSQGAPIMRLRSDLYHAQIAVAKQQMSVEGRREAAEAEVELTKLRFDKIRGLRQSGHARTAEVARAENEYRVAVANLKSVEEELQSRQLEHEKLKAHLHRRTLRAPCDGVVTIVHRQSGEFVAPNQPQVITIVQLDQLLANFALMPSQAAKLSHGQSVRVHFSDSNRAVVGTVHFISPITNAESGTIPVQVLVDNSERKLRSGERCTVTIQD; encoded by the coding sequence ATGCATCACTTCGTACAACGATCATTCGGTTTGGCGAGTGTCGTCTTAGCTATCTGCGCAAATTCTTCGCTGCGGGCAAGTCAGATCGAAGGGTACTCCGAACCGTTCCGTGTGATCGAAGTTGCATCAGACGAAACAGGAGTAATCGAAGAGTTGCATGTCCAATTGGGTGACACCGTCAGTCAGGGTGCTCCGATCATGCGTCTACGAAGTGATTTGTACCATGCTCAGATCGCCGTTGCGAAACAGCAAATGTCTGTCGAGGGGCGACGTGAAGCCGCGGAAGCTGAAGTTGAATTGACTAAGCTGCGTTTCGACAAAATTCGCGGATTGCGTCAGTCGGGACATGCACGGACCGCCGAAGTCGCCCGCGCCGAGAATGAATACCGGGTCGCAGTGGCGAACCTTAAATCGGTCGAAGAAGAGCTTCAATCCCGTCAGCTTGAACACGAAAAACTAAAAGCTCACCTGCACCGCCGGACACTACGAGCACCTTGCGATGGTGTCGTCACGATTGTCCATCGCCAATCCGGTGAATTCGTGGCGCCAAACCAGCCGCAAGTCATCACGATCGTTCAACTCGATCAACTGCTCGCCAACTTTGCCTTGATGCCATCGCAGGCGGCAAAGCTTTCGCACGGTCAATCGGTTCGGGTTCATTTCAGTGATTCCAACCGCGCCGTCGTTGGTACGGTCCACTTCATCTCGCCAATTACCAATGCGGAAAGCGGTACCATCCCCGTCCAAGTTCTTGTGGACAACTCCGAAAGAAAACTGCGCAGTGGTGAACGCTGCACCGTCACGATTCAGGATTAA
- a CDS encoding efflux RND transporter periplasmic adaptor subunit, with protein MSTTASQHPQSFCATRINSGVIHSNDAGEDDIALASTNSSTFGVQENLSWIYPDVGSLPAEWGNGLLTALETSGIRGRIVAHYVPDFSGNGGCDSPSFAFLHDSDPDPLDDRIMDQLRRACEQSARDGQPRRRRELSQNCGLYIIPVHPGTVPSPVVGLVCDLRPNDDNFYDVAQSIVSQWGQRCLIDQIERERSIADSASAINELIRLALAASNFDSAAQIIVSELARFFGNVRVLLGRSRSLGSRCELVAASDVAKLDRDGENTEAFENAFDEVVLLDHLACVHPAQSTGQSPIEQLSSQLRQSIVGIPIESLGEQGSLAIFVCGADSVSLDHVRRFLETLAPSIASIANVFEQRSRWASIRQWSDRLRKQRLLVTMAAGVILTLAMFIPINHRESCEAIVEPSLRRFVAIPFDATLLKCEVNPGDEVRQGQILAILEDRPLRWRLESLQADFEKAQKTKATAQATHDYAKQRIAELDMQKAAIEIELLQHQLKELEVRSPIDGVIVSGDHQRSQGVPVKTGETLFEVATLEQMTLEFSISESQVRHIQDHQIARIALEALPNERWQSEVQRISPRSEIRDGQNVFIGEVPLPGRHLAIRPGMRGTVSIHCGQRSIGWILFHRPYESLTHHWW; from the coding sequence GTGAGTACGACAGCTAGCCAGCATCCGCAGTCGTTCTGTGCCACGCGAATCAATTCCGGCGTCATTCATTCGAACGATGCTGGAGAAGACGACATCGCCCTCGCCAGTACCAATTCGAGTACTTTCGGCGTGCAGGAAAATCTTTCGTGGATCTATCCGGACGTTGGTTCTCTACCGGCAGAGTGGGGCAATGGCTTACTGACCGCGCTGGAAACAAGTGGTATTCGGGGTCGAATCGTCGCCCATTACGTTCCGGACTTCAGCGGAAATGGCGGTTGCGATTCGCCGTCATTCGCTTTCCTTCACGATTCTGATCCTGATCCGCTCGACGATCGAATCATGGATCAATTAAGGCGGGCTTGTGAGCAATCGGCGCGCGATGGACAACCCCGTCGGCGACGAGAGCTATCGCAGAACTGTGGTCTCTACATCATCCCGGTCCACCCCGGAACAGTCCCCAGCCCTGTCGTCGGTTTAGTTTGTGATCTGCGACCGAATGACGACAACTTTTACGATGTCGCCCAGTCGATCGTGAGCCAATGGGGACAGCGGTGCTTGATCGATCAAATCGAACGCGAACGATCGATCGCTGATTCGGCATCGGCAATCAACGAACTCATACGACTGGCACTTGCCGCGTCCAACTTCGATTCTGCGGCGCAGATCATCGTAAGTGAACTCGCTCGATTCTTCGGAAACGTACGGGTCTTGTTGGGACGTTCACGCTCGCTAGGCTCACGGTGCGAATTGGTCGCCGCCAGCGACGTCGCAAAACTCGATCGCGACGGTGAAAACACGGAAGCATTCGAAAATGCTTTCGACGAGGTGGTCTTACTCGATCATCTTGCATGTGTTCATCCGGCGCAATCGACTGGGCAAAGCCCGATCGAACAACTTTCGTCTCAGTTGCGTCAATCAATCGTTGGGATTCCCATCGAATCGCTGGGGGAGCAGGGCAGTCTCGCTATTTTCGTCTGCGGCGCTGATTCGGTGTCACTCGATCACGTCCGACGCTTTCTCGAAACGCTTGCGCCGTCGATCGCGTCGATTGCCAATGTCTTCGAACAACGTTCCCGCTGGGCAAGCATCCGCCAATGGTCTGACCGCCTTCGGAAGCAACGTTTGCTTGTGACAATGGCGGCCGGAGTCATTCTGACGCTCGCGATGTTCATCCCAATCAATCATCGCGAATCTTGTGAAGCGATCGTTGAACCTTCGTTACGACGCTTCGTAGCGATCCCGTTTGACGCGACGCTTTTAAAATGTGAAGTGAATCCTGGTGACGAAGTTCGTCAGGGGCAAATTCTAGCCATTTTGGAAGATCGACCGCTGCGTTGGCGTCTCGAATCATTGCAGGCAGATTTCGAAAAAGCTCAAAAGACAAAAGCCACCGCCCAAGCGACGCACGACTATGCGAAACAACGTATCGCTGAGTTAGACATGCAAAAAGCGGCGATCGAGATTGAGCTTTTGCAACATCAGCTTAAGGAACTTGAAGTTCGCAGTCCGATCGACGGTGTGATCGTCTCGGGGGACCACCAGCGCAGCCAGGGCGTCCCGGTCAAAACAGGTGAAACACTATTTGAAGTCGCCACGCTAGAACAAATGACACTGGAGTTTTCGATTAGCGAATCTCAAGTGCGACACATTCAAGACCACCAGATAGCTCGAATCGCGTTGGAAGCATTGCCCAACGAAAGGTGGCAAAGCGAGGTTCAACGAATCAGTCCTCGGAGCGAGATCCGAGACGGTCAAAACGTTTTTATTGGTGAAGTCCCGCTGCCAGGCAGACACCTTGCGATCCGCCCCGGGATGCGAGGCACCGTGTCGATCCATTGCGGACAACGGTCGATCGGCTGGATCCTATTTCACCGCCCCTACGAATCGCTAACCCACCATTGGTGGTAA
- a CDS encoding efflux RND transporter periplasmic adaptor subunit: MRATESTDHGLFGTDESTSVLTWRSDLRSTVSKDDAGAFVVVEDPIANKYFRIGQTEYCFVRLLDSRRSLSEVYAEFLRLYPDNHLSFDDALSLGRWLISNDLAQTTSSNTAARLNQSKTSWQRKQTLDKSNPLSIRIDLFPLDRLSKKLNRWIGFIFSPPATALLAIWMLVVFALGIWSWDTIKRSAQLELTGSTISLLGLITVVLKILHELGHGIVCRRYGGRVGSLGILLILFAPLPFVDVSSVWRFRSRWQRVHVALAGMFVELLIASIAIAIWFINDDVTVRYVCSCVVVSAGLMTLLFNANPLMRFDGYYALTDALGWTDLYGDGQRLVSEFMQRLFYGEQFPTRHQSVLKTAFIAFYGAASMIWKYVICAMILTAAASLFHGVGFLLTLTGILLWIGIPLVRSIEGFGRRVARQQTRCLIVSGCFVALAIVIGFFGYWPIQVKAPAIVQYAAQDTIRSQVDGFVDQIHVRDGDPVSRGDRLLTLRNPSLLLEAQRRQIELDKAELQTRKLLLQGQHAASQAEATRCEVLRKQKSELDQQIASLELRSPHDGIVVARRIEELEGTYIEQGVDLLVVSQNGEKELRVLVPQREIETLQTNLGGLLHYRVVGHSVASGTLSRINPRASDRCLYPAMLATNNGPLAVLPDEDLGMTEHRHRLITPHFEAIVTLTPQASHQLRCGHRALVSIGVNSVPLAKRLWHQGMGW; encoded by the coding sequence ATGCGTGCGACGGAATCGACTGATCATGGACTCTTCGGAACTGATGAGTCGACGAGTGTCCTCACATGGCGAAGTGATCTTCGATCGACGGTCAGCAAAGATGATGCCGGGGCTTTCGTCGTTGTCGAAGACCCGATCGCCAATAAGTACTTTCGTATCGGACAAACCGAATACTGTTTCGTCCGCCTGCTCGACAGTCGCCGATCTTTGTCGGAAGTTTATGCAGAGTTCCTTCGACTGTATCCCGACAACCACCTCTCTTTCGATGATGCATTGTCGCTAGGTCGGTGGCTGATCTCCAATGATTTGGCGCAGACGACAAGTTCCAATACGGCGGCACGACTGAATCAGTCTAAAACGTCCTGGCAACGGAAACAAACGCTAGACAAAAGCAATCCGTTGTCGATCCGGATTGATTTGTTTCCGCTGGATCGGTTATCGAAAAAACTTAACCGCTGGATTGGCTTCATCTTTTCGCCGCCGGCCACGGCATTGCTCGCAATTTGGATGCTCGTCGTTTTTGCACTTGGCATCTGGAGTTGGGACACCATCAAGCGATCGGCGCAGCTCGAATTGACCGGGAGCACAATTTCCTTGCTTGGTCTGATCACCGTTGTGTTGAAAATTCTTCACGAACTCGGTCATGGTATTGTTTGCCGAAGGTATGGAGGACGAGTCGGGTCACTCGGTATTTTGCTCATCTTGTTTGCCCCGCTTCCGTTTGTTGATGTTTCGTCCGTTTGGCGATTTCGGTCTCGATGGCAACGAGTTCATGTCGCGCTGGCGGGCATGTTTGTCGAACTACTGATCGCCTCCATCGCGATTGCCATCTGGTTCATTAACGACGACGTCACCGTCCGCTACGTCTGCTCTTGTGTCGTGGTTTCTGCGGGATTGATGACACTTCTATTCAATGCCAATCCACTGATGCGATTCGACGGATACTACGCACTGACGGATGCACTGGGATGGACAGATCTTTATGGAGACGGCCAACGACTCGTATCGGAATTCATGCAACGACTGTTTTATGGTGAGCAGTTTCCTACGCGTCATCAGTCAGTTTTAAAAACAGCCTTCATTGCGTTCTATGGTGCAGCCTCGATGATCTGGAAGTATGTCATCTGTGCGATGATCTTGACCGCGGCGGCCAGCCTATTCCACGGTGTTGGATTCCTATTGACGCTCACCGGAATACTGTTGTGGATTGGGATTCCGTTGGTGCGTAGCATTGAAGGGTTCGGCCGACGTGTTGCACGGCAACAGACACGCTGCCTTATCGTTAGCGGATGCTTCGTCGCTCTAGCCATAGTGATTGGATTCTTCGGCTATTGGCCGATTCAGGTGAAAGCTCCTGCGATCGTGCAATATGCGGCTCAAGACACGATCCGAAGTCAAGTCGATGGTTTTGTCGATCAAATTCACGTTCGCGACGGAGATCCCGTCAGTCGAGGAGATCGACTTCTAACCCTTCGAAATCCGTCGCTCCTTCTGGAAGCACAACGACGACAAATCGAACTCGACAAGGCAGAATTGCAAACCCGCAAACTCTTGTTACAGGGACAGCATGCGGCGTCACAAGCAGAGGCAACGCGATGTGAAGTACTGCGTAAACAAAAGTCCGAACTCGATCAACAAATTGCGTCACTCGAATTGCGTTCGCCACATGACGGCATCGTCGTCGCCCGGCGCATTGAAGAATTGGAAGGAACCTACATCGAGCAAGGCGTCGACTTACTGGTCGTTAGTCAAAACGGTGAAAAAGAGTTGCGTGTCTTAGTTCCTCAACGCGAAATAGAGACGCTTCAAACTAACCTTGGCGGCTTGCTTCACTACCGTGTTGTCGGTCATTCGGTCGCGTCTGGGACTCTGTCTAGGATCAACCCGAGGGCCTCCGATCGTTGCCTTTATCCAGCGATGCTGGCAACAAACAATGGCCCACTGGCTGTTTTGCCGGACGAAGATCTCGGCATGACGGAACACAGACATCGGTTGATCACGCCACACTTCGAAGCGATTGTCACCCTCACGCCTCAAGCGTCGCATCAATTGCGATGCGGACATCGAGCATTAGTTTCGATAGGTGTCAACTCAGTCCCGCTCGCCAAGCGACTGTGGCACCAGGGCATGGGGTGGTAA
- a CDS encoding HD domain-containing phosphohydrolase, with protein sequence MNTSTFPPAASPASAATVGIARSTFPANKTASSHVAGRVMIVDDEPINIKLIQKFLKGSGYDDFITTTDSREAIALVQAESPDIIILDVMMPHVSGLDILREVRSQPSIAHLPVLIVTASTEEEIKIEALELGATDFLHKPVKPTELLPRVRNALLVKAHHDQMVAYSRRLEAEVEQRTMDLMQSREEVIHVLACAAEYRDQETGNHVIRVGRYAGLIAKKLGCSEADSKLIELAAILHDAGKIGISDSILLKPGKLTDEEFDAMKLHCEYGERILKAQPTESSKQSSTREDQTRTRSPVLRIAAVIARSHHERWNGKGYPDGLAGDEIPLVGRITAVADVFDALSSKRCYKDAMPIAKCIEIMKSERGEHFDPKVLDAFLDSMDEVIEIATDLADDFAG encoded by the coding sequence ATGAACACTTCCACATTCCCCCCCGCTGCCTCTCCTGCCTCAGCCGCGACTGTCGGGATCGCTCGGTCCACGTTTCCGGCGAATAAAACGGCATCGAGTCATGTCGCCGGCCGCGTGATGATCGTCGATGACGAACCCATCAACATCAAGCTGATTCAAAAGTTCCTCAAAGGATCGGGCTACGACGACTTCATCACGACCACCGATTCTCGCGAAGCGATCGCCCTCGTCCAAGCCGAATCTCCAGACATCATCATCCTTGATGTGATGATGCCGCATGTCTCTGGTCTCGACATCTTAAGAGAGGTTCGATCGCAACCCAGTATTGCTCACCTCCCAGTACTGATCGTTACGGCCTCAACGGAAGAAGAAATCAAGATCGAAGCGTTGGAATTAGGGGCCACCGACTTCTTGCATAAACCGGTGAAACCGACAGAACTTTTACCGCGTGTTCGAAATGCTCTCCTAGTCAAAGCGCATCACGATCAGATGGTCGCGTACTCTCGGCGTCTGGAAGCTGAAGTCGAGCAGCGCACGATGGACCTAATGCAATCTCGCGAAGAGGTCATTCACGTCCTCGCCTGTGCCGCCGAATATCGAGACCAAGAGACCGGCAATCATGTCATCCGTGTCGGACGATACGCAGGTCTGATCGCAAAAAAACTTGGGTGCAGCGAAGCTGATTCGAAGCTGATCGAGCTTGCGGCGATATTGCACGATGCGGGCAAGATTGGCATTTCCGATTCGATCCTTTTGAAACCCGGAAAACTAACCGATGAAGAATTCGATGCGATGAAGCTGCACTGTGAATACGGTGAACGAATCCTCAAAGCGCAACCGACAGAAAGCAGCAAGCAATCCAGCACACGCGAAGATCAAACTCGTACACGATCTCCTGTGCTACGTATCGCAGCCGTGATCGCTCGCTCCCACCATGAACGATGGAACGGCAAAGGCTATCCAGACGGTTTGGCGGGAGATGAGATCCCGCTGGTCGGACGCATCACCGCCGTTGCGGATGTCTTCGACGCACTTAGCAGCAAACGTTGCTATAAAGACGCGATGCCGATTGCCAAATGCATCGAAATCATGAAGAGTGAGCGAGGCGAACACTTTGACCCAAAAGTCCTCGATGCTTTCTTAGACTCAATGGACGAGGTCATAGAAATCGCGACAGACCTTGCGGACGACTTTGCCGGCTGA
- the feoB gene encoding ferrous iron transporter B, translating into MSIGNAVASPVVLLAGNPNVGKTSLFNTLAGMRAKVANYPGITVDLRKATLSVGPVEGQGHCQATHTVELVDLPGLYSMETASPEEEVAARSLRGELTGRLHQKPDAVVVVVDATNLSRTLVLASEVLELNLPTIVAVNLVDSAEASGTKIDFASLRERLDCPVIGVSARKGTGLAELREAIYELTKPAESPLPIARQSCVAGCKGCQFSARFQWADELTGQTVQPGTKATVKMDWLDRLLTSPTIGLIALLSVMLGVFFLIFSLADIPMGLIEEGFGWIGELAGGLLPDATTSVLVHAPLAGIGSMAVFALAYWLNETKWTKWSVGIAVATSIVVALLPIEDFRSLVIDGVIGGTAGVVVFLPQICILFFVITLLEDSGYMARGAFVMERIMRRVGLPGKAFVPMLSSHACAIPGIMAARTIENWRDRLVTILVLPLLTCSARLPVYVMVTALLFGNDPFKASLLFGAAYLLGITAALTSAYLLKKTLIPGEAAPLVLELPSYRMPSLRNAMMTTLDRAIVFLRQAGSVILLISVVLWALATYPKMPEDQLPADELQQASAQLEYSIAGRVGKAIEPVFAPLGFDWKIDVGIVTSFAAREVVVSTLSIVYGLGEDGAEDQDAGLIETLRRQEKPDGTPVFSTATSVSLLIFFVLAMQCLPTQVVTKRETGSWKWAAFQFGFMTMLAYGGALIAYQSLTAFGF; encoded by the coding sequence GTGTCAATTGGAAACGCAGTAGCGTCGCCGGTGGTGCTGTTGGCAGGGAATCCCAACGTTGGCAAGACGTCGTTGTTCAACACGCTTGCGGGTATGCGTGCCAAGGTAGCAAACTACCCTGGCATCACAGTCGACTTACGCAAGGCCACGCTCTCGGTCGGGCCGGTCGAGGGGCAAGGTCATTGTCAGGCGACGCATACGGTTGAGTTAGTCGACCTTCCCGGGCTGTACAGTATGGAGACGGCGAGCCCAGAGGAGGAGGTCGCCGCGAGAAGTCTCCGAGGTGAGTTGACGGGGCGGCTGCATCAGAAGCCAGACGCCGTCGTCGTGGTTGTCGATGCGACGAACTTATCACGGACACTGGTGCTCGCTAGTGAAGTGCTTGAATTGAATCTGCCGACGATCGTGGCGGTCAACTTGGTTGATTCGGCAGAGGCGAGCGGAACGAAAATCGATTTCGCGTCGCTTCGAGAACGATTAGATTGCCCCGTCATTGGCGTCAGTGCCCGGAAAGGGACGGGGTTAGCTGAGCTGCGTGAGGCGATCTATGAACTGACCAAACCCGCCGAAAGTCCGCTACCGATCGCACGTCAGTCCTGTGTGGCTGGATGCAAAGGATGTCAGTTTTCGGCACGTTTTCAGTGGGCCGATGAATTAACCGGCCAGACCGTCCAGCCGGGGACGAAAGCGACGGTGAAAATGGATTGGTTGGACCGTTTACTCACATCGCCGACGATCGGGTTGATCGCCCTGTTGTCGGTAATGTTAGGCGTGTTCTTCTTGATCTTTTCGCTCGCTGACATCCCGATGGGCTTGATCGAAGAAGGGTTCGGATGGATCGGTGAGCTCGCCGGTGGTCTACTCCCTGACGCGACGACTAGTGTTCTGGTGCACGCGCCGTTGGCCGGGATCGGTTCCATGGCAGTGTTCGCGCTGGCTTATTGGTTGAATGAAACGAAGTGGACGAAATGGTCTGTCGGGATCGCCGTCGCTACATCGATTGTGGTTGCTTTGCTGCCGATCGAAGACTTCCGCAGCCTTGTGATCGATGGCGTCATCGGTGGCACGGCGGGAGTGGTCGTCTTCCTACCGCAGATTTGTATTCTGTTCTTTGTGATCACGCTATTAGAAGACTCCGGCTATATGGCTCGCGGTGCGTTCGTGATGGAGCGGATCATGCGACGTGTCGGGCTCCCAGGAAAAGCCTTCGTTCCGATGCTTTCCTCACACGCCTGTGCGATTCCTGGAATCATGGCGGCGCGAACGATCGAGAATTGGCGCGACCGATTGGTGACGATCTTGGTCTTGCCACTGCTAACCTGTTCCGCCCGATTGCCGGTTTACGTGATGGTGACGGCATTGTTGTTTGGCAATGATCCGTTTAAAGCATCGCTTTTGTTCGGCGCGGCGTATCTACTCGGGATCACCGCGGCACTGACATCCGCTTACTTGTTGAAGAAAACACTTATCCCCGGCGAAGCGGCTCCGCTGGTTTTGGAGCTGCCCAGCTATCGGATGCCGAGCTTGCGAAACGCGATGATGACGACGTTGGATCGTGCAATCGTTTTCTTACGCCAAGCTGGTTCGGTCATCCTTTTGATTTCGGTGGTTTTGTGGGCGTTGGCAACCTATCCGAAAATGCCCGAAGACCAACTTCCCGCAGATGAGCTACAGCAGGCATCGGCACAACTGGAGTACTCAATCGCGGGTCGAGTCGGGAAGGCGATCGAGCCGGTGTTCGCGCCACTCGGTTTTGATTGGAAAATCGATGTCGGGATCGTCACCTCGTTTGCGGCACGCGAGGTGGTCGTCTCTACATTGTCGATCGTGTACGGGCTAGGCGAAGATGGCGCCGAAGATCAAGACGCTGGGTTGATCGAGACCTTGCGTAGACAGGAAAAGCCGGATGGGACGCCGGTCTTTTCGACGGCGACGAGCGTCAGTTTGTTGATCTTCTTTGTGTTGGCGATGCAGTGCTTGCCGACTCAAGTTGTCACGAAACGTGAGACCGGCAGCTGGAAATGGGCAGCGTTCCAGTTTGGGTTTATGACGATGCTCGCGTACGGTGGAGCTTTGATCGCTTACCAGTCGTTGACGGCCTTCGGATTTTGA
- a CDS encoding FeoA family protein: MATIDTSILSLSVVNKGLYQCIEVDASGQNATRLKRLGICSGRVLELVGDGDPMVLQIGNTRIGLSRQLASLISVGPVEPLAS; this comes from the coding sequence ATGGCTACCATTGATACTTCGATACTGAGCCTTTCTGTAGTGAACAAAGGGCTGTACCAATGCATTGAGGTTGATGCATCAGGTCAGAACGCGACACGACTGAAGCGGTTGGGGATCTGTAGTGGTCGCGTTTTAGAATTGGTCGGCGATGGCGACCCGATGGTATTGCAAATCGGGAATACACGGATCGGGCTATCGCGACAGCTCGCTTCGTTGATTTCCGTTGGTCCTGTCGAACCGCTGGCGTCATAG